One part of the Sorangiineae bacterium MSr11954 genome encodes these proteins:
- a CDS encoding serine protease, whose product MVNTPKIFQLAPLALLATAAVASPALAFPLGNGQEAQRSAPSTFELEAAEVDFTAIIRLSNCSGSLVRFTTSRPTDSALVLTNGHCIGNFPPQGTAVVNQASSRTFSLLSSNGQTTLATLRASRLVYATMSGTDIGIYRLTSTYAQIQSSYGVTALTLSNVHPTVSTPIRVVSGYWKKIYSCAIDKFIYELREDQWRSHDSIKYSRPGCETIGGTSGSPIIHAQTREIIGINSTGNEDGERCTMNNPCEVDQQGRITVDHGASYGEETYQIYTCLDGNNQLDLNKAGCKLQKPRADVSELFEEAADFPPERGVSEHHDGTTS is encoded by the coding sequence ATGGTCAACACTCCTAAGATATTTCAACTTGCTCCATTGGCACTCCTCGCGACGGCCGCCGTCGCCTCCCCCGCCCTGGCATTTCCACTCGGAAATGGACAGGAAGCACAACGCTCCGCGCCGAGCACGTTCGAGCTCGAAGCCGCGGAGGTCGACTTCACCGCCATCATTCGATTGTCGAACTGCTCGGGATCGCTCGTCCGATTTACCACGTCACGCCCGACCGATTCCGCATTGGTGCTCACGAATGGTCACTGCATCGGCAACTTTCCTCCTCAAGGGACGGCCGTCGTGAACCAAGCGTCCAGTCGCACGTTTTCTCTTCTCTCGTCCAACGGTCAGACAACGCTCGCCACGCTCCGAGCTTCGCGACTCGTCTATGCCACGATGTCGGGCACGGATATTGGAATTTACCGTCTAACCTCGACATACGCTCAAATTCAGTCGAGCTACGGCGTCACCGCACTCACCCTTTCCAATGTGCATCCCACCGTGAGCACCCCCATTCGCGTAGTATCCGGCTATTGGAAGAAGATCTACTCGTGCGCGATCGACAAGTTCATCTACGAGCTGCGTGAAGATCAGTGGAGGAGCCACGATTCAATCAAATACAGCCGGCCGGGCTGCGAGACCATCGGGGGCACCTCCGGGTCGCCCATCATCCACGCGCAAACACGCGAGATCATCGGCATCAACAGCACCGGCAACGAAGATGGCGAACGGTGTACCATGAACAACCCTTGTGAGGTCGATCAACAGGGACGCATCACCGTGGATCACGGGGCCTCCTACGGCGAGGAGACTTATCAAATCTACACCTGCCTCGATGGCAACAATCAGCTCGATCTGAACAAGGCTGGCTGCAAGCTCCAAAAACCGCGCGCGGACGTCTCGGAGCTTTTCGAGGAAGCCGCCGACTTCCCACCGGAACGAGGCGTGTCCGAACACCACGACGGAACGACATCGTAA
- a CDS encoding FHA domain-containing protein, with product MIRLVVRHGSLGGTTFESIDDRILIGRDERNDLILNDPCVSIHHAQIGRVANRYVVMDCDSTNGTHLLRERRRIVLQPLKLTTLADGDIIDVGGVSLQITLTPTLDIKELLADWRAWAEVHGNAHRRVALGYIEKAAEHTRAHAEYENIGQALELLSAGVKTRKEWVAALEGLSTRLDALRKNAPGLIDADDLTCAAHERSESLREEVSASVKKDGYRGPNLPINEKLMGMLGARMAGRYPELRAAEQTRLSARRQEADAPATEGMDWAMALRILPSKYMVSFGMHLHDLQDALTHEDTAT from the coding sequence ATGATTCGACTTGTGGTGCGACATGGATCACTGGGCGGAACGACCTTCGAATCCATCGATGACCGCATCTTGATCGGAAGAGACGAGCGGAACGACCTCATTCTGAACGACCCGTGTGTGTCGATCCACCACGCACAGATCGGTCGCGTGGCAAACCGGTACGTCGTGATGGACTGCGATTCCACGAACGGCACCCACCTCCTTCGCGAGCGTCGCCGGATCGTGCTTCAGCCTCTAAAGCTGACAACTCTTGCCGATGGTGACATCATCGATGTTGGAGGCGTTTCGCTGCAAATTACCCTGACGCCCACACTCGACATCAAGGAGCTCTTGGCGGATTGGCGTGCGTGGGCCGAAGTACATGGTAATGCGCATCGCCGGGTGGCTCTTGGTTACATCGAGAAGGCGGCAGAGCACACGCGGGCGCACGCGGAATACGAGAACATCGGGCAAGCGCTCGAGCTCCTGTCCGCGGGGGTCAAGACCCGAAAAGAGTGGGTAGCCGCGCTGGAGGGTCTCAGCACGCGGCTCGACGCACTCCGAAAGAACGCGCCCGGCCTCATCGATGCCGACGATCTGACCTGTGCGGCGCACGAACGAAGCGAGTCGCTTCGAGAAGAAGTGAGCGCCTCCGTCAAGAAAGACGGATACCGAGGGCCCAACCTCCCCATCAACGAGAAGTTGATGGGGATGCTGGGTGCGAGGATGGCCGGGAGGTACCCCGAACTTCGGGCCGCAGAGCAGACACGGCTCAGCGCACGCCGGCAGGAAGCGGACGCGCCGGCGACGGAGGGTATGGATTGGGCAATGGCGTTACGAATATTGCCCTCAAAGTACATGGTGAGTTTCGGTATGCACCTGCACGACCTGCAAGACGCCTTGACGCACGAGGACACCGCTACGTGA
- a CDS encoding DUF692 domain-containing protein has product MIVREFPRRGGVGIGWRPEIAVDLLRERTRIDFVEVVAETCFTQRHLRREASALAEIWPVIPHGVKLSLGSAEGVDMERARRLGALARELGAPFVTEHVAFTRAGGREIGHLTELPRTRDAVRLVARNVARARAVLPDVPLLLENVAWSFRWPEDEMDEPSFYGEIVRATGCDLLLDVSNLYANARNEGVDPARRLEQYPLENVRMVHIAGGVEEAGFYFDTHAHSVNEDVFALVAALFARKPDVPVLLERDADFGAFDGLRAELERVRDMQRTDTAIPRASSLHDVRSLGDAGDAREPSAKELESLQAQVAALLIDVAPPAGALAERIGLSALARARAILQRKRVDDALPLLASLARSAEIVRPLATGAMERHARLPRGAGPADAWRIVQAALEDPRLRDDARIDRLVLRARFSGPDEHGALEPRWGPFFGFERLSDGRRVSARKGFGALAAVRLHERKRTWPSNSRSSPNRLGEGSTS; this is encoded by the coding sequence GTGATCGTCCGCGAGTTTCCTCGTCGTGGCGGGGTTGGCATAGGGTGGCGGCCCGAAATTGCGGTCGATTTGTTGCGTGAGCGCACGCGGATCGATTTCGTCGAGGTCGTGGCGGAGACGTGCTTCACGCAACGCCATTTGCGCCGTGAGGCGAGTGCGTTGGCGGAAATATGGCCGGTCATTCCGCATGGTGTGAAGCTCTCCCTGGGCAGTGCGGAGGGCGTGGACATGGAGCGGGCGCGCCGGCTCGGTGCCCTCGCGCGCGAGCTCGGTGCCCCTTTCGTGACGGAGCACGTGGCCTTTACCCGCGCCGGTGGACGCGAGATCGGGCACTTGACCGAGCTGCCGCGAACACGCGATGCCGTGCGCCTGGTGGCGCGCAACGTGGCGCGTGCACGCGCGGTCTTGCCCGACGTTCCGCTGCTGCTCGAGAATGTCGCGTGGTCGTTTCGATGGCCCGAAGACGAGATGGACGAACCATCGTTCTACGGTGAAATCGTGCGCGCCACGGGGTGCGATTTGCTCCTCGATGTGAGCAACCTCTATGCGAATGCGCGCAACGAAGGGGTCGACCCCGCGCGGCGTCTGGAGCAATATCCGCTCGAAAACGTGCGTATGGTGCACATCGCGGGCGGAGTCGAGGAGGCCGGCTTTTACTTCGACACGCACGCCCATTCGGTGAACGAGGATGTGTTCGCGCTCGTGGCCGCGCTCTTTGCGCGCAAGCCGGATGTCCCCGTCCTCCTCGAACGGGACGCGGACTTCGGGGCCTTCGATGGGCTTCGCGCGGAGCTCGAACGGGTGCGCGACATGCAGCGGACGGACACCGCGATCCCGCGCGCATCGAGCCTGCATGACGTGCGCTCGCTGGGGGATGCGGGCGATGCGCGCGAGCCGTCGGCAAAGGAGCTCGAGAGCCTGCAGGCGCAGGTGGCGGCGCTCTTGATTGACGTTGCGCCTCCGGCGGGCGCGCTCGCCGAACGAATTGGGCTTTCGGCGCTGGCGCGGGCACGTGCAATCCTGCAGCGCAAGCGCGTGGACGATGCGCTGCCGCTCCTCGCGAGCCTCGCGCGGAGCGCCGAAATCGTGCGACCGCTGGCGACAGGCGCGATGGAGCGCCATGCACGATTGCCGCGCGGAGCCGGCCCGGCCGACGCATGGCGCATCGTGCAGGCGGCGCTCGAGGATCCGCGCCTCCGCGACGATGCGCGGATCGATCGCCTCGTTTTGCGCGCGCGCTTCAGCGGGCCGGATGAACATGGCGCGCTCGAACCGCGATGGGGGCCGTTCTTCGGCTTCGAACGGCTCTCCGATGGACGGCGCGTCTCCGCGCGCAAAGGCTTCGGCGCGCTTGCTGCAGTGCGCCTTCACGAGAGGAAACGCACATGGCCCAGCAACTCGCGCAGCTCCCCGAATCGGCTCGGCGAAGGCTCGACGAGCTGA
- a CDS encoding nucleotidyltransferase domain-containing protein yields MAQQLAQLPESARRRLDELKASLIGVLGDELEALLVYGSAARGGYRQGQSDVDVLAVLRSDPRALLEAIGPALQLARFSARIEVMLVTSAEVPHAADVFPLLYADIARASVCIHGKSPFEGLTIDPHHLRVRIEQELREARIRLRRVATDLARGPIFAGAVERKIKQVRAPLHAWLELRFGPSDDHLPAVLDAAGKAYGVDVAPLHRSCEDAEAAFESLVRLLDAVLREVNAHHTTEEI; encoded by the coding sequence ATGGCCCAGCAACTCGCGCAGCTCCCCGAATCGGCTCGGCGAAGGCTCGACGAGCTGAAGGCATCGCTCATCGGTGTCCTCGGCGACGAGCTGGAGGCGCTCCTCGTCTACGGCAGCGCAGCCCGAGGCGGATACCGCCAGGGCCAGAGCGACGTCGATGTGCTGGCGGTGCTCCGTTCGGATCCGCGGGCGTTGCTCGAAGCCATCGGGCCCGCGCTCCAGCTCGCCCGGTTCTCCGCGCGCATCGAGGTCATGCTGGTCACCTCCGCCGAGGTCCCGCACGCCGCCGATGTGTTTCCGTTGCTCTACGCGGACATCGCGCGCGCCAGCGTGTGCATCCACGGCAAGAGCCCCTTCGAAGGGCTCACCATCGACCCGCATCATCTGCGGGTGCGCATCGAACAGGAGCTGCGCGAGGCGCGCATTCGCCTCCGCCGCGTCGCCACCGACTTGGCCCGCGGGCCCATCTTCGCCGGCGCCGTGGAGCGCAAGATCAAGCAGGTGCGCGCGCCCCTGCACGCGTGGCTCGAGCTCCGCTTCGGACCATCGGACGATCATCTCCCCGCGGTGCTCGACGCTGCAGGCAAGGCGTACGGTGTCGACGTCGCACCGCTGCATCGCTCGTGCGAGGACGCGGAGGCCGCGTTCGAGAGCCTCGTGCGCTTGCTCGATGCCGTGCTGCGCGAGGTCAACGCTCACCACACGACGGAGGAAATATGA
- a CDS encoding N-acyl homoserine lactonase family protein, translating to MNKLALLTVTLLSLATACQGSSPATSAAAAPSPRAAAPGAVPSLRLYALDCGRVEVPDMGILFSESGKPSGRAGTVTVPCFVVRHPRGVLLWDTGLGDAIAQAPVKGPLGIGEYVDVTLQGQLQTLGLRPEDVTYVGFSHLHADHAGNANLFTTSSTWLLGRKELEWALGAPTPLGVDPKVFSGYKTAKVRSLEGDFDVFGDGMVRILATPGHTPGHQSLALRLARAGTVVLSGDLCHTRANWEHHWVPKLNSDRAQTLSSIDRIQSLVDQSHGRFVVQHAREDFTSLPKFPAFLE from the coding sequence ATGAACAAGCTCGCCCTTCTCACCGTCACGCTCCTGTCGCTCGCGACGGCGTGCCAAGGCTCGTCGCCAGCGACTTCCGCCGCGGCCGCTCCTTCGCCCCGCGCCGCGGCTCCCGGCGCCGTGCCGTCCCTCCGCCTCTACGCGCTCGACTGCGGTCGTGTCGAGGTCCCGGATATGGGCATCTTGTTCTCCGAATCGGGTAAACCCAGTGGCCGCGCGGGGACGGTCACCGTCCCTTGTTTCGTGGTGCGCCACCCGCGCGGCGTTCTTTTGTGGGACACCGGCTTGGGCGACGCGATCGCGCAAGCGCCGGTGAAGGGCCCGCTCGGAATAGGTGAGTACGTCGACGTGACGCTCCAAGGCCAGCTCCAAACCCTCGGTCTCCGTCCCGAAGACGTGACCTACGTGGGATTCTCCCATCTTCACGCGGACCACGCCGGCAACGCCAACCTCTTCACGACGTCGTCCACCTGGCTCCTGGGGCGGAAGGAGCTCGAATGGGCGCTCGGCGCTCCGACCCCTCTGGGCGTGGATCCAAAGGTATTTTCCGGCTACAAGACCGCGAAAGTGCGCTCGTTGGAGGGCGATTTCGACGTATTCGGCGACGGCATGGTGCGCATCCTAGCGACACCGGGGCACACGCCAGGGCACCAGTCGCTGGCGCTTCGCCTCGCCCGCGCCGGCACCGTCGTCCTCTCCGGGGACCTCTGTCACACCCGCGCGAACTGGGAGCATCACTGGGTGCCAAAGCTCAATTCGGACCGCGCACAAACGCTCTCGTCCATCGACCGGATCCAGTCGCTGGTGGATCAGAGCCATGGGCGCTTCGTGGTGCAGCACGCGCGCGAGGATTTTACCTCGTTACCCAAGTTTCCGGCATTTCTCGAATAG